A genomic segment from Streptomyces sp. NBC_01233 encodes:
- a CDS encoding heme ABC transporter ATP-binding protein, with protein sequence MIGLIARNKRTFPPRPAPGTPLAEIVDLHVRLGGREVLSGIDLTARSGEVLALVGPNGAGKSTLLAALAADLPAASGEVRIDGRPVGDWSTPDLALRRSVLPQSAALSFPFPVEDVVRMGRAPWAGTLLAEADEEAVATAMAATEVTEFAARPFSALSGGERARVALARVLAQGAPLLLLDEPTAALDLRHQELVLRICRERAAAGDAVVVVLHDLGLAAAYADRAAVLHDGRIAAAGPPAEVFEDALLSRVYRQPVEVLPHPRTGAPLVVPVRAAEPSAVRKDQPA encoded by the coding sequence CTGATCGGGCTGATCGCCCGGAACAAGCGCACCTTCCCACCCCGCCCCGCCCCCGGCACGCCCCTCGCCGAGATCGTGGACCTGCACGTCCGCCTCGGCGGGCGCGAGGTCCTCTCGGGCATCGACCTGACCGCCCGGTCCGGCGAGGTACTGGCGCTGGTCGGCCCCAACGGCGCCGGCAAGTCCACCCTGCTGGCCGCACTCGCCGCCGACCTACCCGCCGCTTCCGGGGAGGTCCGGATCGACGGCCGCCCGGTGGGCGACTGGAGCACCCCGGATCTGGCGCTGCGCCGCTCCGTACTCCCCCAGTCGGCCGCACTGTCCTTCCCTTTTCCGGTGGAGGACGTCGTACGGATGGGCCGCGCCCCCTGGGCCGGCACTCTCCTCGCCGAGGCGGACGAGGAGGCGGTGGCCACCGCGATGGCCGCCACCGAGGTGACGGAGTTCGCCGCCCGCCCCTTCTCCGCCCTCTCCGGCGGCGAGCGGGCCCGGGTGGCACTGGCCCGCGTACTGGCCCAGGGGGCCCCGCTGCTCCTGCTCGACGAGCCCACCGCCGCGCTCGACCTGCGCCACCAGGAGCTCGTGCTGCGGATCTGCCGGGAGCGGGCCGCGGCCGGGGACGCGGTGGTCGTCGTCCTGCACGACCTGGGTCTGGCCGCCGCCTACGCGGACCGGGCCGCCGTCCTGCACGACGGCCGGATCGCCGCGGCCGGCCCGCCGGCCGAGGTGTTCGAGGACGCCTTGCTCAGCCGGGTCTACCGGCAGCCGGTGGAGGTGCTCCCGCACCCGCGCACCGGTGCCCCGCTGGTGGTCCCCGTACGGGCGGCGGAGCCTTCCGCAGTACGGAAGGACCAGCCGGCTTGA
- the efeO gene encoding iron uptake system protein EfeO, giving the protein MRPARLTVIAAASVAAALTAVTGCSQKSDAGGDDVIKVAASDSACDVSKTEFPSGKVQIDVENKGSKVTEVYVLFPDARIVTERENIGPGTKASITAEIKAGDYEIVCKPGMKGDGIAKKVKATGKGAAEEKRSPEADAAVAAYRAYVIAQAEETLPKAQAFADAVKAGDIEAAKKLYAPSRIGWERTEPVAESFGDIDPKVDVREDGLEAGQDPAKDWTGWHRLEKALWADNKIGDDEKKLADTLMADLADWQKKVGTAEITPSSMANGAKELLDEVATGKVTGEEERYSRTDLVDFKANIEGAQKAYELLKPIATKNDPELVKQLDTQFAAMTVLLDKYRTDKASYEFTAYDKVGELERKELSDAVSALGEPLSKLAAAVTK; this is encoded by the coding sequence ATGCGCCCCGCCCGCCTCACCGTCATCGCCGCCGCCTCCGTCGCGGCCGCCCTGACCGCCGTCACCGGCTGCTCCCAGAAGAGCGACGCCGGCGGCGACGACGTGATCAAGGTCGCGGCCTCCGACAGCGCCTGCGACGTGTCGAAGACGGAGTTCCCGTCGGGCAAGGTGCAGATCGACGTCGAGAACAAGGGCTCGAAGGTCACCGAGGTCTACGTCCTCTTCCCGGACGCCCGCATCGTGACCGAGCGCGAGAACATCGGCCCCGGCACCAAGGCCTCCATCACCGCCGAGATCAAGGCGGGCGACTACGAGATCGTCTGCAAGCCCGGCATGAAGGGCGACGGCATAGCCAAGAAGGTCAAGGCCACCGGCAAGGGCGCCGCCGAGGAGAAGCGCAGCCCCGAGGCGGACGCCGCGGTCGCCGCCTACCGCGCCTACGTGATCGCCCAGGCCGAGGAGACCCTCCCCAAGGCACAGGCCTTCGCCGACGCCGTCAAGGCCGGCGACATCGAGGCCGCGAAGAAGCTGTACGCCCCCTCGCGCATCGGCTGGGAGCGCACCGAGCCGGTCGCCGAGTCCTTCGGCGACATCGACCCCAAGGTCGACGTCCGCGAGGACGGTCTGGAGGCCGGCCAGGACCCGGCGAAGGACTGGACCGGCTGGCACCGTCTGGAGAAGGCCCTGTGGGCCGACAACAAGATCGGCGACGACGAGAAGAAGCTCGCCGACACCCTGATGGCGGACCTGGCCGACTGGCAGAAGAAGGTCGGCACGGCGGAGATCACCCCCAGCTCGATGGCCAACGGCGCCAAGGAGCTCCTCGACGAGGTCGCCACCGGCAAGGTCACGGGTGAGGAGGAGCGTTACTCCCGCACCGACCTGGTCGACTTCAAGGCCAACATCGAGGGTGCGCAGAAGGCGTACGAGCTGCTGAAGCCGATCGCCACGAAGAACGACCCGGAGCTCGTCAAGCAGCTGGACACCCAGTTCGCGGCGATGACGGTGCTGCTGGACAAGTACCGGACGGACAAGGCGTCCTACGAGTTCACCGCGTACGACAAGGTCGGCGAGCTGGAGCGCAAGGAGCTCTCGGACGCGGTCAGCGCCCTCGGTGAGCCGCTCTCCAAGCTCGCCGCCGCGGTCACGAAGTAA
- the efeB gene encoding iron uptake transporter deferrochelatase/peroxidase subunit — translation MTESQSQSEPTASEPQHPHQEAGASPADAAPQAAPSRRSVLGWGGAGLALGAATAGGAVAAFGGGSDMVSAAAAGAAVPFHGEHQAGIASAVQDRLHFAAFDVKTKSREELVKLLKEWTEAARRMTAGLPVGEGGFGGLPEAPPDDTGEALGLKASRLTLTIGFGPGLFAKDRFGLEGKRPEALVDLELFPGDNLDPARSGGDLCVQACADDPQVAVHAIRQLARIGFGRTAVRWSQLGFGKTSSTTPEEQTPRNMMGFKDGTRNISGTDKAALEKHVWVGAGDGSDWLTGGSYLVARRIRMNIETWDRTPLGEQEDIFGRDKGEGAPVGKSKERDEPFLKAMKPEAHVRLAHPDTNNGATILRRGYSFTDGTDGLGRLDAGLFFLAFQRDVRKGFIPIQRQLAKADVLNEYIQHVGSAIFAVPPGVRDKDDWWGRTLFA, via the coding sequence ATGACCGAGTCGCAGTCGCAGTCGGAGCCGACGGCGTCCGAGCCGCAGCACCCCCATCAGGAGGCCGGCGCGTCCCCGGCCGACGCCGCACCGCAGGCGGCGCCCTCGCGGCGTTCCGTCCTGGGCTGGGGCGGTGCCGGGCTCGCGCTCGGCGCGGCCACGGCCGGCGGCGCGGTGGCCGCCTTCGGCGGCGGGTCGGACATGGTCTCGGCCGCCGCGGCCGGGGCCGCCGTGCCCTTCCACGGCGAGCACCAGGCCGGTATAGCGAGCGCCGTGCAGGACCGCCTGCACTTCGCGGCCTTCGACGTGAAGACGAAGAGCCGCGAGGAGCTCGTCAAGCTCCTGAAGGAGTGGACCGAGGCGGCCCGCCGCATGACGGCCGGTCTGCCGGTCGGCGAGGGCGGCTTCGGCGGTCTCCCGGAGGCCCCGCCGGACGACACGGGCGAGGCGTTGGGCCTGAAGGCCTCCCGCCTGACCCTGACCATCGGTTTCGGACCGGGCCTGTTCGCCAAGGACCGGTTCGGGCTGGAGGGCAAGCGCCCCGAGGCGCTGGTCGACCTGGAGCTGTTCCCCGGTGACAACCTGGACCCGGCCCGCTCCGGCGGCGACCTGTGCGTCCAGGCCTGCGCCGACGACCCGCAGGTCGCCGTGCACGCCATCCGCCAGCTGGCCCGCATCGGGTTCGGCAGGACCGCGGTGCGCTGGTCGCAGCTGGGCTTCGGCAAGACCTCGTCGACCACGCCCGAAGAGCAGACCCCGCGCAACATGATGGGCTTCAAGGACGGCACCCGGAACATCTCGGGCACCGACAAGGCGGCCCTGGAGAAGCACGTGTGGGTCGGCGCGGGCGACGGCAGCGACTGGCTGACCGGCGGCTCGTACCTGGTGGCCCGTCGGATCCGGATGAACATCGAGACCTGGGACCGCACTCCGCTCGGGGAGCAGGAGGACATCTTCGGCCGCGACAAGGGCGAGGGCGCCCCCGTCGGCAAGTCAAAGGAGCGCGACGAGCCCTTCCTGAAGGCGATGAAGCCGGAGGCGCACGTCCGCCTGGCGCACCCGGACACCAACAACGGTGCGACGATCCTGCGCCGCGGCTACTCCTTCACCGACGGCACGGACGGTCTGGGCCGCCTCGACGCGGGCCTGTTCTTCCTCGCCTTCCAGCGCGACGTCCGCAAGGGCTTCATCCCGATCCAGCGCCAGCTGGCGAAGGCCGACGTCCTCAACGAATACATCCAGCACGTGGGTTCGGCGATCTTCGCCGTCCCGCCGGG